The proteins below come from a single Campylobacter sp. CCUG 57310 genomic window:
- a CDS encoding TnsA endonuclease N-terminal domain-containing protein, which produces MTRDYITFPQRKIKKNYRSVTGHFPSVKNNKSIGFESLLEKHHFLYLEFDDNVISYYEQPQIKIHFNNRNMTYSLDCYIVRDQKLGLKDSLIEVKYTNEIDRRKSYFEDKFEATRKFAHEYDLEFDLFTEKSLNLTYLENIDFLYRYKLNPIEVEFEDEIISALKYYKKLTAFDLVKKITSNLIDYPIVSNFIWMLVVQKKIKACLDIEKLTMNSYLEITQ; this is translated from the coding sequence ATGACAAGAGACTATATTACATTTCCTCAACGAAAAATTAAAAAAAATTATCGTTCAGTTACTGGACATTTTCCAAGTGTAAAAAATAATAAGTCTATTGGTTTTGAATCATTATTAGAAAAGCATCATTTTTTGTATTTAGAATTTGATGATAATGTTATATCGTATTATGAGCAACCACAAATAAAAATACACTTCAATAACAGAAACATGACTTATAGTTTAGATTGCTATATTGTAAGAGATCAAAAATTAGGTCTCAAAGACTCTTTGATCGAAGTTAAATATACTAATGAGATTGATAGAAGAAAATCATATTTTGAAGATAAATTCGAAGCTACAAGAAAGTTTGCGCATGAATATGATTTAGAGTTTGATTTGTTTACTGAAAAATCATTAAATTTGACATATTTGGAAAATATAGATTTTTTATACAGATATAAATTAAATCCTATTGAAGTTGAGTTTGAAGACGAAATAATTTCTGCTTTGAAATATTATAAGAAATTAACTGCATTTGACTTGGTAAAAAAGATTACTTCAAATCTAATTGATTATCCCATTGTTTCAAATTTTATATGGATGCTAGTAGTTCAAAAAAAGATAAAAGCTTGCTTGGATATAGAAAAACTGACTATGAATTCATATTTGGAGATAACGCAATGA
- a CDS encoding nuclear transport factor 2 family protein: protein MSNQIIKIFDTYANALSRGDFKAVFETMSDNIVWHMGGEGPLSGIVIGKQALGERLGEFAKRSNATFRLIINWAANNDCFVVASVVSLAKIGNDKLNSPGIDLFRIKWKDTRSLDFCKTSNYRR, encoded by the coding sequence ATGAGTAACCAAATCATTAAGATATTTGACACTTATGCAAATGCTTTGTCAAGAGGGGATTTTAAGGCGGTATTTGAAACTATGTCTGACAATATAGTATGGCATATGGGAGGAGAAGGCCCTCTTTCCGGTATTGTAATAGGTAAACAAGCGTTAGGAGAGCGCTTAGGAGAATTTGCAAAAAGAAGTAACGCAACATTCAGGCTTATAATAAATTGGGCTGCAAACAATGATTGTTTTGTTGTCGCCAGCGTAGTTTCATTGGCAAAAATAGGCAATGATAAACTAAATAGCCCCGGTATTGACTTATTTAGAATAAAATGGAAAGATACAAGAAGTTTGGACTTTTGCAAAACATCAAATTATAGAAGATAA
- a CDS encoding class I SAM-dependent DNA methyltransferase, which produces MNQKIFNYLKKYNREVFPVNRLLVSTYIYLNNLKVNNNKKILKLIICEQDKDEYQFLNEFMFLVREVKREFTCEDLLELFEFVISPSDKLVNGAIYTPKDIREFITNEAFKQHNDIKDIYNFRIADISCGCGGFLIDASKLIRKNTNKYYKQIYKENIFGIDIQAYSIERTEILLSLFAIECGEDEEEFEFNLYCADSLEFDWYKENNQIKTSNGFDIILGNPPYVCSRNMDEKTKALMSKWSTCGTGHPDLYIPFFQIGFELLRPKGILGYITVNSFTKSLNGRGIRSYFHEKQAELKIIDFEDEQIFNSRTTYTSICFLSKSRSSIVRYLPLRKCHLKDNFKYQEYFYSELSIQNGWYFKNKTLVEKLETIGTPLGDIYNTKSGIATLKNSIYIFKPVKESIKYYYIDINTKIEKEICKNIVNSNLLIKSNQINSFVEKIIFPYDYDEKNQIFVIPEEKFSKKYPNAYEYLLKNKHKLSLRDKGRGKNYPYWYAFGRNQSLEKSKYKLLFPQLARKDFKSYISEDENLYFYNGMAALSNNLEDLQILNKLFMSDIFWKYVSSISKNYSSSYFSLGRNYIKNFGIYNFTKEQKEYIINEDDCLIVNKFFNKIYE; this is translated from the coding sequence TTGAATCAAAAAATTTTTAATTATTTAAAAAAGTACAATAGAGAAGTTTTTCCTGTAAATAGGCTCCTTGTTTCCACATATATATATTTAAATAATCTAAAAGTAAATAATAATAAGAAAATACTCAAATTAATTATATGTGAACAGGATAAAGATGAGTATCAATTTTTAAATGAGTTTATGTTCTTGGTTAGAGAAGTTAAAAGAGAGTTTACTTGCGAAGATCTTCTTGAATTGTTTGAATTTGTAATCTCTCCATCAGATAAACTAGTGAATGGGGCAATTTATACACCTAAAGACATTCGAGAATTTATAACCAACGAAGCATTTAAGCAACATAATGATATTAAAGATATATACAATTTTAGAATAGCGGATATATCTTGTGGATGTGGCGGATTTTTAATAGATGCATCTAAGCTTATTAGAAAAAATACCAATAAGTATTATAAGCAAATTTATAAGGAAAATATATTTGGAATAGATATCCAGGCATATAGTATAGAAAGAACAGAAATATTGCTATCATTATTTGCTATAGAGTGTGGAGAAGACGAAGAAGAGTTTGAATTTAATCTATATTGTGCTGATTCTTTGGAGTTTGATTGGTATAAAGAAAATAATCAAATAAAAACAAGTAATGGTTTTGATATCATACTTGGAAACCCCCCGTATGTATGTTCTAGAAATATGGACGAAAAGACAAAAGCTTTAATGTCAAAATGGAGTACTTGCGGAACAGGGCACCCCGATCTTTACATACCATTTTTTCAAATTGGATTTGAGCTTTTAAGACCAAAAGGAATTCTTGGATATATCACTGTAAACTCTTTTACAAAAAGCCTTAACGGTCGAGGAATAAGAAGTTATTTTCATGAAAAGCAAGCAGAGTTAAAAATCATCGACTTTGAAGATGAACAAATCTTTAATTCAAGGACAACTTATACATCAATATGTTTTTTATCTAAAAGTCGATCGAGCATTGTTAGATATCTCCCATTAAGAAAATGTCATCTAAAAGATAATTTTAAATACCAAGAGTATTTTTATAGTGAATTATCAATTCAAAATGGTTGGTATTTTAAAAATAAAACTTTAGTTGAAAAATTAGAAACCATTGGCACTCCATTAGGAGATATATATAATACAAAAAGTGGTATTGCTACTTTAAAAAATAGTATTTATATTTTTAAGCCAGTAAAAGAATCTATAAAATATTATTATATTGATATAAATACTAAAATAGAGAAAGAAATTTGTAAAAACATTGTAAATTCTAATCTTTTAATTAAAAGTAATCAAATTAATAGTTTTGTTGAAAAGATTATTTTTCCATATGATTATGATGAAAAGAATCAAATTTTTGTGATTCCAGAAGAAAAATTTTCGAAAAAATATCCTAATGCATATGAGTATCTATTAAAAAATAAACATAAGCTATCACTAAGAGATAAGGGGCGGGGAAAAAATTATCCTTATTGGTATGCATTTGGAAGAAATCAATCATTAGAGAAAAGCAAATACAAACTACTGTTTCCTCAATTGGCTAGAAAAGATTTTAAAAGTTATATTTCAGAAGATGAAAATTTGTATTTTTATAACGGTATGGCAGCATTGTCTAACAACTTAGAAGATTTACAAATTTTGAATAAGCTTTTTATGTCGGACATTTTCTGGAAATATGTTTCAAGTATAAGTAAAAATTATTCCTCAAGTTATTTTTCTCTTGGAAGGAATTATATAAAAAATTTTGGAATATATAATTTTACTAAAGAGCAAAAGGAATATATAATTAATGAAGATGATTGCTTAATAGTAAATAAATTTTTCAATAAAATCTATGAGTAA
- a CDS encoding helix-turn-helix domain-containing protein, with protein MSNIYDQCPYVTTQKVLQGKWAIVVLYHLSTGTKRFGELERAIPEVTRTVLTRQLRQLEKDKLINRKVFAEVPPHVEYSLSKSGCKFQKVLDEIEFFGLDYIEELKSIDKSK; from the coding sequence ATGTCAAATATTTACGATCAATGTCCTTACGTGACTACTCAAAAAGTATTACAAGGAAAGTGGGCGATTGTGGTTTTGTATCATCTAAGCACGGGTACAAAAAGATTTGGTGAGCTTGAAAGGGCAATCCCTGAAGTTACTCGTACGGTTCTAACTAGGCAACTTCGTCAGCTTGAGAAAGACAAACTAATCAACAGAAAAGTTTTTGCCGAAGTTCCTCCTCACGTTGAATACTCCCTAAGCAAATCAGGTTGTAAGTTTCAAAAAGTGCTAGACGAGATAGAATTTTTTGGTTTAGATTACATTGAGGAATTAAAATCTATTGATAAATCCAAATAA